The region ATCCACTTTCTATTAGTCACTTTTTCAAgtcaatttttttcaaaatcacaTTATTTCTCTCACGTTAAATATGAGGCTAGTTTGAGGGGAAGAGAGTGTTAAATAATTCATACTGACttatatttagaaaaaaaattaaagattcACTTATAAACAAGGACAAAAAgagtgtgtgtatatatatatatatatatatatatatatatatatatatatatatatatatatatatatatatatataaaatgagTTTAATGTTCATGCATTGTCagtgtaaaatatttttacacaGACGTCCAATGATGAAATATCGCATATTCAAAACAAGTCATGATCTTTTTaactttaattaaattaaaattttattttctaatttggcTATCATTCGTTGAATGCATAGGTAAAAAAAAGTTTACACTTACGATGCACAAACATAAAATCCTATAAAAATTTAGGTATTGAATTTGAGTCCCTCTTTTTTCATCAAGATCCCTTCTTTTTATgagaaaataagtttttttaaaaggaaTTGCATATATTATAAATCAGACCGACACAAAGGCCAAAGCATCAATAACAACATCTAAAAGCCTCGGAGGCTTCCTCAAGCCACATTGTAAAATGGAAAACAGAGCCTTCAAGCCAAAAAGTCTGCGACACAATTGTGACTCATATGGACTAATAAAACATTCAAACCACAACCATCAATAATTAAGTCCAAATAAGAAGAACCCTGAAACCAACATCCCCACCACTAAAACAACTTAAAGAAATTTTTCTCAAAGCATGTCAAACGGAACACAAGGTCGATAGCAAGGTGCATCGCCAACAAAGCGCTTATGCGAAACTCTGAAACCAACGTCCCCACCACTAAAACAACTGaaagaaatttttttcaaaGTATGTCAAACAGAACACAAGGTCGATAGCAAGGTGCATCACCAACAAAGCGCTTCTGCGAGACCAAAAGATTGAATCGCCACCGGGTACAAAGTCACTGAAGCAAGGATTTTGTGCTCCTCACCCCACGAAACCATGCCAGAGCCTGCAACTAATCTTCATAAATAAGcatcaaaaataattttaccTAGGTTGGGGATGGAGTCCTACACCATGAAACCTCTATAGTTGTCAGATGAGGGAAAGGTAATAGACGCGCCAACGAACGCAACACGGCAGCACGCCTCAGCACCACCTGCATGACGAAAGGCTTTCTTTTAAAGACCACCGCATTCCGAGCCTCCTATATAGCATACACAATCATCGCAAACCTCTCCAAAACCTCATGTTCAGGCTCATCCATCGTAGATACTCACAAATATGCAACAAATTTAtagtattttaaattaaaaatactatAATATAGGCAACATAATTAGTTGATTAGATATGAATAGGGATTTATAATTGTGCATGAACAATTTCTACACATAATGTGAATTCCTCTCAAATTCACCTAAGGAATTTGGATTAGAAGGTAGGTTTTAATTTTCATGTGGACTTTTCAGATGTAGGTTGTCTATGTGGATTTTTCATATCACTTTTAGTCATTTAAAGTTATCTTTAATCATTTTTCATTTCTCTCCTCCCCCTTGTTCTTCTTCCCGTTCTTCTTCTAGCCACCACCAAACCTTCACCAACACCACACAACATCTATATCCTCCCCCCCCCCACCTACTCCCCCCATGTTTTTCCGACTAGATTTGTCACATAGATTGATGATTGAATAATAAACTTGTCATGTAAGCAATATGACATCGCAAGTTAAAGCAAAAAAAAAGCTTAATTCCTCTTTTGGTCCCTTATGTATCACGATGGTAAAATTTGGGTCCTACtattttaaaacgagcaattttCATCTCCAACGTTTGTGCCGTGAGCACTTTTAGTCCATCCGTCAATTTGCCAACGACAAAAGCTGACATTGAGTTCATTAAATGAGCTGGCATTCCTTAAATTAcaactcatttatttatttacagaAAATCAAGTTATAATAcccatattaaaaaaaaaggaaatttcccaACCCTTGGATCAGATTGCAAGGATAATAAAACCAAAATCCCTAAATTTTCCAACCCTAACATCGGCCTCTTCGTTTGGATTGTGCGATTGCAATCCCTTATCATCTCCTTGGCGATTGTGATTGTTGTTCTACTGCTGCAATCCAACGGTAAAACTTTGAGATTCTCCATGGCTGGACGGGGAAGAACGCATGGAGGGCGAGGATGGAATGCAAGGACGAATTTGAGGCAAGACAAGGGAAAATGTGTCGTGGTCCCAAAACAACGCACATTGGAGGAGAAGAACTTTGACCCTACCTTCTGGGGTGGGGATAAACATCATGGGAACATGCACTTTAGGTATCTTCCCCCACCCCACTTGTGCTTATTTTCGTATTTAGAATTGCATGATAGTATCTGGTTTccttttttaattccaacttaTCAAATTGTAGGCCCACTAATGTTAGATATATGACAGTTCAAATTTGGCATGGAGGTTGTTTTGTTACTGAACCTAGGTTGGAATATGTAAATGTTGCATGTGAAACAGTAGAAAGGTGGTTGATGAGATAAATTAGATAGAGTTGAGTAAATTGGTAAAAAAACTTCGATATGCATCATTTAGTGTGTGGTACAGACACCAAACTTTTGGCCTTTTGAATGGGCGTAGACCTTTCAATGAAGATGCTCATGTGTTGAATTTCTTGAATGATGTCAAGGGTCATGAGGTAGTTGAATTCTACGTTGAACATTTCAAAGACTATGAGGTTGTGAATGATTATGCTGGGGATCAAGTGGTTCCAATTGAAATTGATTGTGATAATACTGTCACTGGTTCTGAGGTTGTTGGTGCATCAAAGGAGTCTGTGGTTGTTGAGGTTGTAAATGCTTGTGAGGTCGAAAGAGAGAGTGTGGTTGCTAAAAGGGAGTCTGAGGTTGTTATTGAGGTAGtaaatgtttttgagattgaaagGAAGTTTGTGGTTGGTGAGGTTGTTGTTGAGGTATTGAATTCTTCTGAGATTGAACAAGAAGTTGTTGTTGCTGAGGTAGAAAGGGAGAGTGTGGTTAGAGGGGTTGAAGGAGAGGGTGTGGTTGCTGGGGTTGAGGGAGAAAGGCAGAGTGTGGTTGTTGGGGTTGAGGAAGAGAGTGTGGTTGATGGGTATTCTGATGAAGACAACTTAGATGAAGATTATGTGCTTGAGTCAGATGATGAATAAAGTGATGTCAGCTTATATGATCCTGATTACGATGAAAGGTGAGATTGGACCGATGTCTTACCAAATTTAACTATCAATGGGGGGCTTGTAATACCTGGTAATGGGTATCAAGAAGGAGATGACAGTGATCAAGTGGTAGGTCAAGGTGTTCATGTTGCTGTTGTTTCTAAGAATACGACTTAATTGATAGCATCTTCCAACATTTGTGAAACCTTATCAGTGGTTTTCGAAATGTCTGAAGTGTCCAATGAATATAGAAAAATATCCATTTAGGACTATTTACCATGAAGTTGCAAATTAAGAGCCTCTTCCTATCCGTCCATCCATCAGATATGATTGTGCAACCAGTTTTTTTCCATTCTTCCTTAAATTCATCTCTTATTTCATCAGTTCGAGTCACAACTCGTTTCAAAAACTATTCTCTAATATCATTATAAGAAGGTGGTTTGAAACCACATCCATATCTCCCAACAGTCTTCAACATCTTTGCAAAAGTAGGATTTTTCACCACAATGAAAGGAAGACCACTCGTGTAGAAAAATTCAACAATTTCACTATAAGCTTGCTCCTTCAAGTCCTTTTTCAGCATTTCATTCAAATGTTGTTGCACCCCTCCTCCACTACTCTTTCCCTTTGATGTCAAGCTAAGAAGACATTTTCCTTTGCTTTGAATTTGAGGCCTAACAACCTCAACCTCCACATCATTTTCTGCACTAATGTCAATCAATtgcctctttttattttttgcatCTTCAGCCTGAGACACAATTTGCCTAAATGATTGCATCACATCATCTAGGACACTAACACATCGTCCATCATCTCCTCCAAATCAAGCAAGGTGTTTCTTGAATCTATTAATTCCTACATTAAATTCGACATGACAATAGTTGCAGCGAACTTTTTTGCCTGTTCCAAGAACATTTATCCCATGTTTCCACCCAGGATCATTTCTTCTTCTAGGATAGTTCGGTCTTCCTCGTACGGTAGAAGCACTAGCAGTGGTGCTTTGTGAATTTCCAACCCCTGACATTTATGCAATCCTGTCCCATAccagaaaaaataaatagaaggtAAGGATCCTTAACAGAAGCAAACAAACAGGgagatgaaaaataaaatagaagcacaagaaggagaagaagcaaACGAAGGTGAGCTACAAATGGAGGGATTGGAAGCTTACCAGAAACAAACGAACAAGGGAGGTGAGATGGACTCCGGCGGCGGCGAGACGACCTTGGACGGCGGAAGTAGGCGGCGGTGCGACAGCGGAAGCAACCTAGAGGCACAACATGTCGAGAGAGAGTCGAGAGACAGGAATGGAGGCACAACAGTAAAAAGTTCACGACATTAGGTTTTAAAAAATTAgggatttttaaatttattatttaaaaaaacgtGACTCCCTGACCCGGTCATTGACTCACGAGTCCACCGAGTCTACCGAGTCCGAGCGAGTCTGAGCTGCAAACGAGTCTAATGTCGAGTCAAGGCGTTTTCCACACCTAGACTTGCGAGTCTACCAAGTCAGCAAGTATACTTGCGAGTTTAATAACATTGATGAGGAGCATTCTTATTTCCAGATTTTCAGCTCGAAATGTGATCATACATGCTACAAAACTTCCAAGAATATACAAGCAAAGATAAATATTCTAGCAAGGAAATTTGTGTCCACTCTAAGACATACCCCTGGTATGAAAGTTAGTGCTTTGGTGGAGGAAGCCAAACTCAGATAGGGTGTTGTTCTGACTAGATTTCTGGCTCATAGAGATAAAGTGAAGGCGCTAGAAATGATTGAAGGAGTTGTATGTGAGCAGTATCAGAATTTGAGGAGTTATGCAGAAGAGTTACTAAGAAGCAATTCTAATAGCactgtaaaaataaaaaagcacaATGGGGGAAGATGGTCCAGTGTTTGAGCGGGTGTATGTTTGTTTTGCAGCCTACAAAACAGCATTTTCCAACACCTGTAGACCTTTAATAGATCTAGATGGTTGTTTCCTTAAAGGAGTCTACTGTTGGGCAACTTTTAACTACAGTTGGAAAGGATGAGAATAATCAAATGCTTCCTATAGCATTTGCTATTGTTGAGGCAGAAACAAAGGACTCGTGGGCTTGGTTTGTGGATCTGTTATTGCAAGACTTAAATCGCATTGAAAGGAAGCTATGGAGCTTTATCTCGGATCAACAAAAGGTATCTTTATATACTTTATAAGTTTGTGTTTGTGTACTTTGTATTTTGTTAACATTCTAACATATTATTATGTGGAATTGTAGGGCTCGGTCACAACATTGCAGTTGCTGGATCGAAATATGAAACACAGGTTGTTTGTGAAACACCTCTACAATAATTGGAGGAAGAAGTATCCAGGTGAAGAGTTGGAAGGTGCTCTATGGGCTGTTGCAAGGGCATGCGCAATTGCAGAGTTTGATAGAGCTATGGCCAGACTTAAGAGATTGAATGAGGAAGCTTGGAAGGACATGAGTGAGATACCAGCTAAGCAGTGGAGTAGGACAGCATAGAACACATATCCCCATTGTGATCTTCAAGTAAACAATATGTGCGAGACATTCAACAGAGCGATATTGGAATATAGAGATAAGCCAATTATCTCTTTGGTTGAAGGCCTAAAGTTTTATGGGTTAAATGTGTTCTCCGTCCCTGAACTTCGAACGAGTTTtgattttcgtccctcgccggaaaatcttcctagcgCCATCCTCAAACTCAATTTTTTGTACGGAAACCATCCTTGCCGCTGGTATAGCTCCGACAGCCGTGCACGTGGcaatgccacgtcatttaatgaaatgacatggcatctaaataaaaaaattaattttttttttaattttaattaagcaCTTTGATTTAACCCTAATTAAACCCAgaaacatcttcatctcctccttcatcttctttagaaTCCATCAAACTCTTCATAAAATTAACAAATTCAACTCAAGAAGCATGGCTTATGCTGATGAAATTTCAGCTCTCAAACAAATCAAATTGCATCTTCTAGGTGAACTCTCTCCACTCCCAACTCCCAAAAACAATCAACAACCACAACAACAACCTTGGTTTCAACAATTTGATGAAACAACAACATCAAACACTAGCCCCTCTCAATCTTCCTCCTctgattcttcttcctcttcttccaatATCTCTCTAGATCATTACTTCCCTGAAATCGTTGATAACCAAAATCAACTTCCTCTCTTTGAGTTTGAGTTCAAACCACACCTGATTGACCTCGAAACACCAGTTGCTCCTCCACCACAACGCCTCACACGGAAGCCTTCGCTGCAAATCGCTCTACCTAGGAAGACAACCGAGTGGATCCAGTTCGGAAACCCGGATCAGAATCCGGAACCGGTGGTGCAGGCCCAACCGAAACCCGTGGAGAAGAAACAGCACTACAGAGGAGTTCGCCAGAGACCTTGGGGGAAGTTCGCCACTGAGATTCGCTACCCGAACAAATCACTCCCAACGACGTCGTCGTCGCCCTCCGAAACGGTCATTGCTACTTCACCCTTCTTCAATTCCTCTTAAACACCCCTCTCCAGATCTTTTTGACAATCAACcatatttcaaaaaaacaatCGAAGCAACGGAGGAAGAAGAAGCGTATTTGAGCTTGGCCTCGACATCATCCAGCGACAGTGGCAAAACCCAGATCCGGAAAACCCATCTCGATCTAATGGGTTTGAAGCTGAAAGATCCAGTAGTAATACTCTCCGATCCCAACACCATCCATTGATTTTCTCCTCCTCTGACTTCATCCCTTccagatctctctctctctttagcTTTTTCAATTTACAGAATGGAATTTTGGGGAAGAAATATAGATGGGTCTATTTCTGAGATAGGGCGTGGAAAGTTTATGGAGGTTGCCGATTAGTAGAAGAGGGTGTGAGCACGGTAGAAGGTTCTTGATTCATTTTCTGGAAGATAAGAACTTGGTTGTGATGAGAGAATGGAAGAAGCAGAAGCATAGTGGATGATTGAGATTCAGATTCAGAACTTGGCTTGGGTTTTTTAATTGCTTTGAGTTTTTAATTAACATTGAGATTcggattttttaaatttggtaCTGAAATGTTTTGATTGGGGCttttgatgaggatgatgaactatgaaaaagaagatgaagatgttttgatttttgggtttaatgatggagaagatgatgaagaaggagatgaagatgtttcTGGGTTGTTTAGGGTTAAATAAGAGGgctaattaaaatttaaaaaacaaaaaaaattatttttttatttaaatgccatgtcatttcattaaatgacgtggcatggccacgtgtaCGGCTTCCGGAGCTATACCGGTGGCAATGACGATTTTCGTACAAACAATTGAGTTTGAGGATGGcgctaggaagattttccggcgagggacgaaaatcaaaactcgctcaaagttcagggacggagaACACATTTAACCCAAGTTTTATCTGACCAATATGATAGTGAAGCAAAGGGATCTCATGTTAAGGTATGATGGATATCTTTGTCCGATGATACAACAATAGTTGGAGGTTTCAGAGAAAGAGTCAGATGGTTAAACACCTACCTGGAATGGAGATGATCAATATGGCCTATTTGAAGTATCAAAAGGTTATCATAAGTATTTTGTTAATTTGCAAGCCAAATCATGTGCCTGTAGAAGATGAGACTTATCCGGCATCCCCTACTGCCATGCAATTTCATGCATTTAGTATAACAATGACATTCCTGGAGAGTATTGTCATCCTTGGTACAAGTAAACTGTTTAACCATTTAATATCATTTTGTGATTCTTTACAGTTTGAGTTTCCAGTTCTAAAGAGTATAATGTGTTATAAGAGATCCATATTTCTCAAGACTTACGAGTACATCTTTTTACCATCAAATGGACCTAAGTTGTGGCCAGTTAGTAATTATCCACGCTAAACCCACCATACATGAGGAGAGCAGCTGGAAGACCAAAAAAGGCTTAGAGAAAGGCAAATGATGAACCCAAAAATCCACACAAGCTAAAAAGACAACAAACCACAATTAAGCGATGTAGGTGTAGAGAATGGGGCCATAATAAGAGGACATGCATTGGAAAAACAGCCGCTGATAGAATAATCCCAAAAGGTAATGCATCTTTTAAACCACAAATTAATTGTCTTTTAACTTCTGTAATAGTTATTCTGAAATAATGTAATGAAACCAGGAAAATACAAGGGTACTCCAACCTGAACAGAGGGCTAGTGGCAGTAGCCAAACTCAGTCAACAACAACTGCTCAACCTGGACAGGGAGCTAGTGGCAATGGCCAAGGACAGCCACCAACAGCTATGGCCAGAGGAAAAGGCAGGGCCAGGGCCAGTGGATAGAGCCAGCATCAGGGAGCTACTCAAAATGAACCAATAGCTCAACATGCCCAGTCCACACAGGCCTCCCAAGATGCCAACACAATAATAGGTTCAAGAAATGAGGAGGGGATAGGAGCAAGAGTTGCAAAGAGAGCCAGAGTTGCCTTGGGAACACAAGAAAGCAACAATGCATGAAGACTTGTTTGTTGTAATTTCCGTTTATGTTTTAAGTATTTTGGAACAAGTGATTATGTCTTGTCTTTAAGGTTTTAAggaaaaattattttaagtgtttctgttttaagtagGTATTTTGGAACAAGTAATTATATCTTGTCCTTAAGGTTTTaaggaacaattgtttaagtgtttttgttttaattagGAACAAGGTTTCACTATGGTTGTAAAGAACAAGTATTGATGTGTTTGTCTTTTTTGGAACAAGGTTATGAAGTGTTTCTGTTTTAAGCAACATGTGTTGGATTGTTTGTGTACTTTTGCTGTCCATTATTGTGAAATACCAATGTGCACAATCTGCACTTTTAGATCATTTTACTTAAAATGGACTTTTACTGTATGTTCTCTTTTAGATCCTTTTTTGTCCACTTTTGATCAAGGAcctttacatcattttcatcttAATTAAAGTGGAAGTATGCCAAATTCGGTCATGCCAAAATTCAATCATTCTTACAACAGGGCAGAAGTATACTAAAAGTTCATCTTCATTTGCATTCAAAAAATAGTGCACCAAATTACACAAACAACTACATTCCCTTCTTTGACTACAACACCAACCACTAAACCCTTACTTTCACTAAACCACCAACAACTAAACCCTTACTTTCACTAAACCACCAGCAACTAAACCCAATCCTATACCTTATTCATACACTTGATTACAAATGCAAAGAGAAATAGAGCAAAAAGTCCCCACCAAACAACACAAGTCCAAGTTAACAAGGTAATTTTCTTCTCCATCCCTTCAATTCTAGAAAGCAGTGCTGCAATCAGCTTCTTATCACGTGCATTGCCTTCATTATCATGCCACACAAAGAACTTGCATTTCCTTTTTCCTGGAAAATGAAATTTTACATTTCACTTTAGGGTTCCTCGAATAGCAACATCCATCAATCGAAGATGACAAAGAGAAGTTTAGTTACCTGGTACCTTCCACAGCTGTTGAACTTTCTTCCTGGATTGTCCTTTGACCACAACGTAATCAAGGGAGACTAAACACCACAGACGCATACAAACCTTCGTCGAATAGGTCCATCACCCATGGAGGTCGTTCACGAAGTGGAGCTGTCTGGTGCCATTGGAACAACCTTTGACCCTCTGCTTCGAAATCTTCTTCGCTTGCGTTCCTTTCTCTCCTAGTTCGGTTCAATTTCTCAATTTAGGGTTCAATCAATCTAAATTTATCCCCAATTATCTTTCACTTTGCTTCATCACGTGACTTTCACATGCTTatgaatttttatttgtttttctggaaaaaaaaataatgacttGGAATTACAATAAGAGTGCCAATTGATTTAATGAACGCCATGTCAGCTTCTGTAGTTAGCAAATTGACAGATGGATTAAAAGTGCTCACGGCACAAACGTCAGGGATGcaaattgctcgttttaaaatTGTGAGACCAAAATTACACAATCGTAATACATAAGGGACCAAAAGAGGAATTAAGCCAAAATTGTAGctacattttttctttttaggtaacaattttcttttttggtgTATTCAATTGAGACCGTTTTAAACTCAagttattaattaaatattttattttaaacccAAACTTATGGCAAAATTTCCTAAATGATTCAATTGGCACCAAAAAAATGGCACAATGAATTAGTCTAACGTCTAAGGTTGAGTTGTTGAtcaactgatttttttttttgtcaagatTAGCTGATCTAGGTATATTCGTTTCTTTATTGGCTAATTTGGCGATATTAGAACAaggattttttttggtacatcgtaAAAGTGAACAAGGATTAGTTGATTTACATTTAATTAgttatgtttcaaaaaaataaaacatttaatTAGTAGATGGGAATAGGCATTTTGGATTACTGGTAATGATTTTTGTTAAATTAAGTTGGGCTTTTTACGGGGCTATCCAATTGATTGACCCACAAAAATGGGATTTAGACAAGAAAAGGTTCAACCAATCCATATTTGACGACCCAATACTTTATTGACAAGTGTTTAAGGGATTTTTTTAGTTCATTATCAAGGATTAAACCAAATCCATTAAGCACCTAGGTAATCTTTTAGATTTAGTGACTTTGAACATTTGTGGTGATTAACAGAATATCCACCACTTGCAAAACCTGGCCCATGTTTCCAAACAGGCGTGGCGTATGCAGGCCCACCCTAACAGCCTTTGGGCCAGAATCCTTAAGGCACTTTACTTTCCCAATAGCTCCTTCTTTGATGCCCAAGGGAAGAGGGTGGCTCATGGGTCTGGACTAGCATCTTGAAAGGTAGAGATTTCATAAAGAGGAATGGTAGATGGGCTGTTGGAGATGGCAACAACATCAATCTGTGGGAGGATTCTTGGTTGTGGACAGGGGAAACACTCCAACTCAGAAACAATGGAACCCACCTAAAGGTAAGCTACCTTATTCAGGAAGGAAGAGGATGGGACCCCATGAAAATCAGACAAGTTCTCCCCCCAGCCGAGGCAATCAAGGCTTTCCAAACACCTATCAGACTCACTCGAGGTGGAGAT is a window of Lotus japonicus ecotype B-129 chromosome 5, LjGifu_v1.2 DNA encoding:
- the LOC130718393 gene encoding uncharacterized protein LOC130718393, which produces MRLWCLVSLDYVVVKGQSRKKVQQLWKVPGKRKCKFFVWHDNEGNARDKKLIAALLSRIEGMEKKITLLTWTCVVWWGLFALFLFAFVIKCMNKV
- the LOC130719625 gene encoding ethylene-responsive transcription factor 5-like gives rise to the protein MAYADEISALKQIKLHLLGELSPLPTPKNNQQPQQQPWFQQFDETTTSNTSPSQSSSSDSSSSSSNISLDHYFPEIVDNQNQLPLFEFEFKPHLIDLETPVAPPPQRLTRKPSLQIALPRKTTEWIQFGNPDQNPEPVVQAQPKPVEKKQHYRGVRQRPWGKFATEIRYPNKSLPTTSSSPSETFEFPVLKSIMCYKRSIFLKTYEYIFLPSNGPKLWPENTRVLQPEQRASGSSQTQSTTTAQPGQGASGNGQGQPPTAMARGKGRARASG